The following proteins are co-located in the Pseudomonas antarctica genome:
- the tauA gene encoding taurine ABC transporter substrate-binding protein, which yields MKLHFPLRLLAALSLAGASLFAQAADVTIAYQTTVDPAKVAQADGAYEKATHAKIDWRKFDNGADIIAAIASGDVQIGYLGSSPLTAAVTRKVPVETFLVATQIGGAEALVARNGSGINSPQDLVGKKIAVPFVSTGHYSLLAALKHWNIDPSKVTILNLAPPAIIAAWKRGDIDATYVWDPALGVAKENGKVLITSGELAKFGAPTFDAWIVRKDFAEKHPEIVSAFAKVTLDAYAAYRKDPQAWLADTGNVDKLVKLSGAKASDIPLLLQGNVYPLAADQVTLLGAPTTKAVTDTAAFLKEQGKVDAVLPDYAPYISAKFITH from the coding sequence TTGAAACTGCATTTCCCTCTCCGCCTCCTGGCGGCGTTGTCCCTGGCCGGTGCCAGCCTGTTTGCACAGGCGGCGGATGTGACCATCGCTTACCAGACCACCGTGGACCCGGCCAAAGTTGCCCAGGCCGACGGCGCGTATGAAAAAGCCACCCATGCCAAGATCGACTGGCGCAAATTCGACAATGGCGCCGACATCATCGCCGCCATCGCCTCCGGCGACGTGCAGATCGGCTACCTCGGTTCCAGCCCGCTGACCGCTGCCGTCACCCGCAAAGTACCGGTGGAAACCTTCCTCGTGGCCACCCAGATCGGCGGCGCCGAAGCCCTGGTGGCGCGCAATGGTTCGGGGATCAACAGCCCGCAGGACCTGGTCGGCAAAAAAATCGCCGTGCCGTTCGTATCCACCGGCCACTACAGCCTGTTGGCCGCGCTGAAGCACTGGAACATCGACCCGTCGAAAGTCACGATCCTCAACCTCGCGCCACCGGCGATCATCGCCGCCTGGAAGCGCGGTGATATCGACGCGACCTACGTTTGGGACCCCGCCCTGGGCGTGGCCAAGGAAAACGGCAAGGTGCTGATCACCTCCGGCGAATTGGCCAAGTTCGGCGCGCCGACCTTCGATGCGTGGATCGTGCGTAAAGACTTCGCCGAGAAACACCCGGAAATCGTCAGCGCCTTCGCCAAAGTCACGTTGGATGCCTACGCCGCGTATCGCAAAGACCCACAAGCCTGGCTCGCCGACACAGGCAACGTCGACAAACTGGTGAAGCTCTCCGGCGCCAAGGCCAGCGATATCCCGCTGCTGCTGCAAGGCAACGTTTACCCGCTGGCCGCTGACCAGGTGACGCTGCTGGGCGCACCGACCACCAAAGCGGTGACCGATACCGCCGCGTTCCTCAAGGAACAAGGCAAGGTCGACGCCGTGCTGCCGGACTACGCGCCTTACATCAGCGCCAAGTTCATCACTCACTGA